The Lycium barbarum isolate Lr01 chromosome 11, ASM1917538v2, whole genome shotgun sequence genome contains the following window.
ttatttattttttaaatttaatttcTTATATTTTGAATCCCCTTTTACCTATCTAGATTGGTCAAATGACCAAGATTTTTATCCTGGGGCCACACACCCAAACAaatcatattttctccaaattttGAATGCTCTATCTTCTATAGACTATAGTGGATGTGTTAGTCACAGCTGAAAGGGATATAAATTTGCTTGTAATTTTTCTAGCAAAAAATACTCCCATAGTTTCATTTTATTTGGCGGTTTTCATTTGTTTCAAAAAATTtacaatatttttatattttagaaAAAATCTAACTGTAAGTTtctcattttactcttaatgTCAAGCTTTTATAATCATATAAATATAATGACATTTTTAATCCCACATATTTTTAAAGTCTTCATTTTTTCGTGAATTTTGTATTCAATCAAAAATGAAACGGGGGGAGTAGTGCTCCTTAAAGAGCTAAAATAATTTTTCCTTTGGCAGGCACTTTTAAAAATAATGTAGGAGTACTTTTAACAAGAAAATTTTGATGCACTGTAATTCTATATTAATTTTcaattatataaattttatttgataAAATTAATTACCCAACTCATACTGAAAATTAGATGTTTAAGTATAAGAGTCCGTAACTATTTATAGTCTATAAGTACATAGCCATCTTATAGCATGTTACTATGATCTTCTACTTATTTGTTTGACTGAGTAGTCACATTCACATATAAAATAGAATACAATTTTGCAAAGAAATTAATCCTAAGTTACTTGTTTATTAATTAAATAGTTGACACAGTTCCTTGTTAGTCCGGTATCCTTGAATTATGGTGCTCTTGTCTGATAAAGGGAGTAcagtttatatattttttttcttcatcaTTCTTCATGTTCTAATACAATGGTTTTAATTTTCAAGAAGCCAAGAGAAGGCAGAGCTGTTAACTGTTTCTGTTATATGGTGGTCTTACGATGTCAGTTTCTATGGAGCAAAAATGTCTTAAAAAGATAAATAATACTCTCGTTCTTGTTCCAGAATTCGAAGAAGTTAAAAGAAAGTGCCTCTTTATACTAACAAAGGAGGGCTGTACTTTCTGACGCCATAATAATATATCTTTGTAGTTGTATAATAAATCATACTAGTACATACTATATAGATGCTAATGCAACCAGTAATATCAGTATACAGAGATAGCATATGGAATCTGATCAAGCAAAATTTTACCAGCCGATAATAAGTGATCATGCGATACGCTAACTACTTTATTTTAACTTTTCTACTAGTTAATACTattttttgttttcttgtaggCGAGTAATCTTTAGGAAACAACCTCTTTACCTCACAAAGGTAAAAATAgggtctgcgtacatcttaccctccttAGACCCACTTGTGAGATCACACTGTGTATGTTGTAGCCTAGTAATCTTATGAAAAATTAAGGAAGTTTATCCGCACTACCCGAAATGGATTTTCATTAATTTAAAATTAGTTTATCTCACCCTTTATTACTTTTATTGATTAGTAAATTCGGGTATGAAGATTAAAAGTAGCATTCATTGTGCCAAATCTCAACAAACTAGTTATGCTCTCATCTTGAAAATTTAGAGATGGAGAATACAGTTATATACTAGTCCATAATACTAGCAAGCAACTACATGAGACAATTAAGAGGAACTACATTCATTAATTAGCATATACTATATATTAACAGGCAattccggatcagatttaagTAACAGGAATTGGTCCAACTAGAAAGGTATTTGAGGGCTTGTTTTTATCCACATTTGTTGGAGCTGCTAGGCTTAGCTCCAAATCAACTGGAGAAAGGGATGACTCATAACAAGACCAAATTTGAGGTTGTTTATGATCTTTGGTTGATAACGGTATCTCTTCTCCAAATGCATTGAGATCCATCATACATGGACTACTTGAATTTCCATACTCTGCCTTACTATAAATGCTTTCTTCGGTTTTGGCATCATGTTGGATTTTGTTGTTGCTCTTTTCCTATCATGTTGAGAAACATAAAAACATTAAATTTCAACTATCACATAAGTTATTTtacaaggaaaatgtttttcctGAATCATGGGTACTTGATTGGTGAAAAGGAATTTTGGAGAAAAAGTAAAGTTATCTTCGCATGATCTATAGGCTGCAAAATTGAACCATAGAATAAACCACTAACGCTTGTGTCGAGGTAAGCTGCCCACATCATTCTCCTTAATTGTGCGGCCCTTCCATGAATCTTGTGTCAATGTGGGATGCTTCGTGCACTAAACTCCCTTTTTGTAGGTGCTTGATTGGTTGGTGAAAAGGGGAAACACTAAatattactctctccgtctcTAATTAATTGTCGTGCTTTTCTTTTACATGAACCTTAAAAAACATTAATTAGGAGGgctattttgactattttactcttatttatgtcttaagaTATAATCTATCTTCATTGAATATTTACTCCCTTTCTGTGTCATAATTGAGGTGTTTATAGTCTTTAAGAACAATTACTACTAAgagtaaatgaaaaaaaaagaatcaattttgtcttgaacttctaaaatgataaataaattgagataactatttttaaAAATCAAGACAAATAATTTGAAATGAGGGAGTGGTAGTAATAACAACGTCCAACTTAATAGCAACAATAATGTCTAACTTTAGTTGGAGTAAGTACTATGAAGTTAAAAGTTAAGATAATTATAAGAAAAAATACCTCCACCCATAAGCAGGAAAGTCTTTTCTAGTAACCAAAGATAACAAAAAGAttaatgaaaaatattttcctaaagAATGACTTACATCGTACCAAATATGTAAAAACGGGATGGGGCTCCTCTCCATTTTCTCCAAGTTCTTACTTGGATGGGAGACATGTGTCATGATTAAAAATTAACGATTGAGATTTAATTAACCAAATCAAAGTCTTAGATTAGGAAAATAAATATACCATATATTTGCTTCAAATTTTATTGGAAATCCCATAACGTTGGCTACAGatgttcatctatatatatattaaacacttttctctctttttccaGCTTtgttatgagtttttttttttttttttgaatagttcttttctctttctttgaACAGATGGGAATATCATTGAAAAAATAGTGGACATTAAATGCTTAGTGGGAGTAAATTCAGTAAGATGGCCAATTAATCAATGTATTAtatcaaaaaattaaaaagaataaAGAATAAGATTGGTATAATAAAAGTAATTTGTACAAATTTTAAAATTTCAGTGGCCATTAATTgctaaaaacaaaaaagaaaagaaataccaAACAAATTAAAAGAGAAAGGGAACACAACAAATAACTAAGTAAAGATTAACTTGACATATAAAAACGAATTATTTGAAGTTCTGAAGTTTTTAAAAGAGGAATTATCGGAAATTACAAAAATCGATAAggaaatatatatttattatccTAACAACCATTAATTTTTAATCATGACACATGTTTCCCATCCAAGTAAGAACTTGAAAAAAATGGAGAGAAggaaaatggagaggagcccCGTCTGTAAAAATGTAAAATTGTTGAACATACCATGTCAAAGAGGCTGGAACGACGCTTCTTTTTGTTGAGATCACTTGACTGTCTTAGGAAATATTTTTGAGCATGACTAGCAACTTGAGTTGGAGTCCTTGTTGTTACAAAGTTTCTTGAAATTCCTCTCCAATCTCCTTTCCCTAATTTTTCTAGTCCCACTAAGAATGTCCTGTGTTCCTCCTCTGTCCATGGTACTCCTAATCATCCAATAGTAACTTGGTCAAAATGATAAAACCACTTTGATTAGTTGTAAGTAGTCCAATTGAAAACAATAGTTCAGATCAAATAGGCATAAAAATTGGGAAAGTCCGCCAGAAATTCACGTCTTTTTAGTAACTTAATTAAAATTCCTTTCAGAAGTAAGAAGATGCATTGCTATTAAGTAAATTCCAATAGAAAGAGACATATGCAAATGTAACTCCAGTTCCTTTGGAATCGATAATCAATCGTCTTTCCGGTAAGGACGGTTGACAATAGAATACGATTTTGACTGTTATTTTCATACAACGCCTTAATGTAGTCAAACAATAATATTTAAAAATGAATAAGTATTCCAAACCTTTTCTTCTATCTTGAGGTTGGCCTAAGAGACAACCAGAGAGATAGCTATTTGTGCAAGTAGTACTCTTTTCATTAACAGTAACAAGTGATGAGGCAGGAGAAACAGAAGCTGGAGATGAAGATAAGCAATCTAAGCTTAAACTTTTTTTTAAGTAAATAtcataataataagaagaagaagaagaagaagaagaagaagaagaagaagaagaagaagaagaagaatatgttGATGATGAGGTTGttgaagatgaagaagagatgTCAAATTGCACTCCAAAGAGCCTTAATCCACCAACAAAACTAGCACTAGAACCTAACTTGAAAGTGTTGCAAGTTCTTGCATTGTGACCTATGTTCCCACAATGCGAACACTTTCTCCCCATTTTTATTACCCTTGACGACTTACTCCAAGAACTCAATATCcactaagtggtcgtttggtttaaggtataacatgggttatgccggtattaatttttataccacgtttggtataaggtatagatttatcccgggattattttataccttgtaccaaacgtggtataaaaattagtgctggaataactcaacttataccttcttaacccacttatactggtattattttataccatctttcagatggtataaaataataccaacagatggtataaattagtcccgggattgtaatcccgggactattttaacctcaaaccaaacgaccactaagagTTTTCTCCTTTTGGTTGTTTGGTTAGGGGGTAGTGGACAGAGGAGGAAATGGATTGTATCAACAACTATATGATAAGTGGTTTATATGAGTAATATGTTTTCTAGTACAAGTTGGGTCTTGTAAAATAGGAGCACACCAAGTGAAGGTGATTGGATGGGCCACTAGCTATTATTGTTTATTCTTGGATATGTTGCCAACTTGGGTTCATGAGTAGAAAGGAACAACTCTCTTTCCTTTACAAATTAAAACGCAAAAGAAAAGATAGAATTAAATGTAGCAGTAGGAAATAAACTCAAGTTCGAGTTTGAGAAGGTAAAAATTTCTGGTagagagtgttttttttttaacgaGTCTTGTGTGGTATGAATCAGATTAAATTAGTCTGGCAAATAAATATCGGATATCGAATGattataggaaaaagtagaaaaTGATATAGATTATCTTATGAAATATCATATATAATTACAGTATCAATTTTCTTGATTTGTATATGTATAGTGGGGTACACTTTTACATATATTTGCCTTGATATGATACTCCATGCATTTGCATGCGTTTAAGCATGTAAAACGTCAACTAAACAATTACTACTAAAAAAGTAGCCATAATATCTCATATAATGGAAGATTTGTCACACCGGCCATTATCTCATATCTCAACAATTATAAAATAATTGGTCATCAAGGTGATCATGTTCAAATTATCATTGGATAAATAACCTTATCTACAAAATTTAATAAGTTTATCTCGGAATATCTCTAGgaaatttaacttttttttttttaagtaaaaccACCATAAATGGTGGTGTTTATTAATAAATAAAATCTGTACATAATCAACCCAAAAGTGGTTGATCAATAAGAAAATAACATAAAGATAAACAATAGTAGAAAATGCTAGGAATACAGATTCTAAATGTATAACAGACTTATTAACTAAGATTTTAAGGGCCTTGACTTGATGGCACTCTTtcacaccttcaaagtctcacagATGGTATGTCTCAAGTCCAATGAATTATGCTTCAGGCATACTTAGAAGTAGTTGAATTGCTGAGATAAATCAACAACTGTATTGCCAGCATTTACTGTACATAATCCCTATGTTGTCTCCACCAGAAAATGCTCATAGCCTGTACTATTGCAGAATCCCTGTTAAGGAATGAGTATGTAAACACGCTAATACCATCTCTTCACAGTTTTTGCTATAACACAGACTAAGCTCAGACTGGAACTGATGAAAACAGCCTTACAACCATATATCATCTTGATCTTCAATTTGGAGCCTTGTCTGCTACT
Protein-coding sequences here:
- the LOC132619068 gene encoding transcription factor MYBS3-like; this encodes MGRKCSHCGNIGHNARTCNTFKLGSSASFVGGLRLFGVQFDISSSSSTTSSSTYSSSSSSSSSSSSSSSSSSYYYDIYLKKSLSLDCLSSSPASVSPASSLVTVNEKSTTCTNSYLSGCLLGQPQDRRKGVPWTEEEHRTFLVGLEKLGKGDWRGISRNFVTTRTPTQVASHAQKYFLRQSSDLNKKKRRSSLFDMEKSNNKIQHDAKTEESIYSKAEYGNSSSPCMMDLNAFGEEIPLSTKDHKQPQIWSCYESSLSPVDLELSLAAPTNVDKNKPSNTFLVGPIPVT